The proteins below come from a single Fusobacterium nucleatum genomic window:
- a CDS encoding tetratricopeptide repeat protein — MRKYLIISLLASYSIIFAGESEDFKAVDNLYKERNFKAALVESEKFLQKYPESKHQKSMRDKVAKIYFLEKNYKKAEEIFKRLYTIEEKQSQKDEYASYLARANALLNNSDSAMFYVREIKDKKIFQKTFFAVAQNFLAKENNEAAQKAYKEIIDNKYENYKESMMGLGIVYYNLKDYDKAIYWLSEFSKAVPNENKEMVSYLRASAIYRKGSTDEAIKYFEKLANMTPASEYSRKAALYLIEIHSNRKDEAKVSFYLEKLKGTKEYNTAMTMIGDLYVTKGNYEKALDYYNQSNDKNNPKLIYGEAYSLYKNGKYEEALKKFESLKNSDYYNQSIYHIFAINYKLKNFDEIIRNREIIRKVVVSQVDTDNIIRIIANSAYQVGNYKLAKDYYGRLFAVSPDKENLFRVILLDSQMLDMEDLRIRFNQYNELYSNDTEFKKDVYLYTGDAYYKAGNPERAEQIYKTYLNQYTNIEVISSLLSTLLEQKKYDEMEQYLSLVQDESSVNYLKGIAAIGLGKYNEAEAEFQKVLASGDQSLSTKVYLNRVRNYFLAERYNEAVQAGEQYLSKLSPDKEKAIYSEMLDKIGLSYFRLGKYDQARSYYSKIASMKGYEVYGKFQIADSYYNEKNYEKAASLYKEVYNNYGETFYGEQAYYKYIMTLSLTGNTDAFEREKNNFMKVYPNSNLRGTITNLTTNMYIESGDTDKAIESLNNSSANTSDTSVKENNTTKIITLKLQKKDYKDIEKYIAELPIEEERTYYTAQYYAVKKDPKVLKEYETLLQYDKYKAFASKGLGDYYFDKKDLSKAKKYYGTYTTVNKNPDEYILYRLGQANEKENNLKMALTDYKAVYSKNGKLANDAMLRAAEIYDKQENVVEAEKLFTKLYAVKNNKDLKAYSIEKLIYYKLVKNNTKEAKKLYDELKKLDAKRAEKFKAYF; from the coding sequence ATGAGAAAGTATTTGATAATATCACTTTTAGCTAGTTATAGTATAATTTTTGCAGGAGAATCAGAAGATTTTAAAGCAGTTGATAATCTTTATAAAGAAAGAAATTTTAAAGCTGCTTTGGTTGAATCAGAAAAGTTTTTACAAAAATATCCTGAATCAAAACATCAAAAAAGTATGAGAGATAAGGTTGCAAAAATTTATTTCCTAGAGAAAAATTATAAAAAAGCAGAAGAAATATTTAAAAGGCTATATACAATAGAGGAGAAACAATCTCAAAAAGATGAGTATGCTTCTTATTTAGCAAGAGCTAATGCACTATTAAATAATTCAGACTCAGCTATGTTTTATGTAAGAGAAATTAAAGATAAAAAAATATTTCAAAAAACATTTTTTGCAGTAGCACAGAATTTTTTAGCTAAGGAAAATAATGAAGCTGCTCAAAAGGCATATAAAGAGATTATTGATAACAAATATGAAAATTATAAAGAATCTATGATGGGTTTAGGTATAGTTTATTATAATTTAAAAGATTATGATAAGGCAATATACTGGCTTTCAGAATTTTCAAAAGCCGTACCTAATGAAAACAAAGAAATGGTTTCATATTTAAGAGCTTCAGCTATTTATAGAAAAGGAAGTACAGATGAAGCTATAAAGTATTTTGAAAAATTAGCAAATATGACACCTGCTTCTGAATATTCAAGAAAAGCAGCATTGTATCTAATAGAAATTCATAGTAATAGAAAAGATGAAGCAAAAGTAAGTTTTTATTTAGAAAAGTTAAAAGGTACAAAAGAATACAATACTGCAATGACTATGATAGGAGATTTGTATGTAACAAAGGGAAATTATGAGAAAGCTTTAGATTATTATAATCAAAGCAATGATAAAAATAATCCAAAACTTATCTATGGTGAGGCATATTCACTGTATAAAAATGGTAAGTATGAAGAAGCTTTGAAAAAATTTGAATCATTAAAAAATAGTGATTATTATAACCAATCAATTTATCATATATTTGCTATAAATTATAAGTTAAAGAATTTTGATGAGATTATAAGAAATAGAGAAATTATAAGAAAAGTTGTTGTAAGTCAAGTTGATACAGATAATATTATAAGGATAATAGCAAACTCTGCATATCAGGTAGGTAACTATAAGTTAGCAAAAGATTACTATGGAAGACTTTTTGCAGTTTCACCAGATAAAGAAAATTTATTTAGAGTAATACTTTTGGATAGCCAAATGCTAGATATGGAAGATTTAAGAATAAGATTTAATCAATATAATGAGCTATATTCTAATGATACTGAGTTTAAAAAAGATGTATATTTATATACAGGAGATGCTTATTATAAGGCTGGTAATCCTGAAAGAGCTGAGCAAATTTATAAGACTTATTTGAATCAATACACTAATATAGAAGTTATATCAAGTTTGTTGTCAACATTACTTGAACAAAAGAAATATGATGAAATGGAACAATATTTATCACTTGTTCAAGATGAAAGTAGTGTAAATTACTTAAAAGGTATAGCTGCTATAGGACTTGGAAAATATAATGAAGCAGAAGCAGAATTTCAAAAAGTACTGGCAAGTGGAGATCAAAGTTTAAGTACAAAGGTATACTTAAATAGAGTTAGAAACTATTTCTTAGCAGAAAGATATAATGAAGCTGTTCAAGCAGGAGAACAATATTTATCTAAGTTAAGTCCAGATAAAGAAAAAGCTATATATAGTGAAATGCTTGATAAAATAGGACTGAGTTATTTTAGACTTGGAAAATATGACCAAGCAAGATCTTATTATTCAAAAATTGCTAGTATGAAAGGTTATGAAGTCTATGGTAAATTCCAAATAGCAGATAGTTATTATAATGAAAAAAATTATGAAAAAGCAGCAAGTTTGTATAAAGAAGTTTATAATAACTATGGTGAAACTTTCTATGGAGAACAAGCTTATTATAAATATATAATGACACTTAGTTTAACAGGAAATACTGATGCTTTTGAAAGAGAAAAGAATAACTTTATGAAAGTATACCCAAATAGTAATTTAAGAGGAACTATAACAAATCTTACTACTAATATGTATATAGAAAGTGGAGATACAGATAAAGCAATAGAATCTTTAAATAATTCAAGTGCAAATACCAGTGATACAAGTGTTAAAGAAAATAATACTACTAAGATAATAACTTTAAAATTACAAAAGAAAGACTATAAGGACATAGAAAAATATATAGCTGAATTACCAATAGAAGAAGAAAGGACTTATTATACAGCACAATATTATGCTGTTAAAAAAGACCCAAAAGTACTAAAAGAATATGAAACATTGCTGCAATATGATAAGTATAAGGCTTTTGCTTCAAAAGGTTTAGGAGATTATTACTTTGATAAGAAAGATTTATCAAAAGCTAAAAAATATTATGGAACTTATACTACTGTAAATAAAAACCCAGATGAATATATTCTATATAGATTGGGACAAGCCAATGAAAAAGAAAATAATTTAAAAATGGCTTTAACTGATTATAAGGCAGTATATTCTAAAAATGGTAAACTTGCAAATGATGCTATGTTAAGAGCAGCAGAAATCTATGATAAACAAGAAAATGTAGTAGAAGCTGAAAAGTTATTTACAAAATTATATGCAGTAAAGAATAATAAAGATTTAAAAGCTTACTCTATTGAAAAATTAATTTATTATAAACTTGTAAAAAATAATACAAAAGAAGCTAAAAAGTTGTATGATGAACTTAAAAAGCTAGATGCAAAAAGAGCAGAAAAATTTAAGGCATACTTCTAG
- a CDS encoding DUF116 domain-containing protein, with translation MKKFYISLLKSLLYIVFIITIKFKKQKLNDYFSRKFLEINNNYVLKKIKKKINGKILILLPHCIQLYDCEYKITSDINNCRVCGKCVVYNFVDIQNKYQGIEIKIATGGTLARKYIKEIKPSLIIAVACKRDLISGIKDAEPFLVYGVFNKIKGEPCINTTVVMEDIYEILDEINL, from the coding sequence GTGAAAAAATTTTATATAAGTCTTTTAAAATCTTTGTTATATATAGTTTTTATTATTACAATAAAATTTAAAAAGCAAAAATTAAATGATTATTTTTCTAGAAAATTTTTAGAAATAAATAACAATTATGTATTGAAAAAGATAAAAAAGAAAATAAATGGTAAAATTTTGATACTTTTACCTCATTGTATACAACTTTATGATTGTGAGTATAAAATAACATCTGATATTAATAACTGTAGAGTTTGTGGAAAATGTGTAGTCTATAATTTTGTGGACATACAAAATAAATATCAAGGTATAGAAATAAAAATAGCAACTGGTGGAACACTTGCAAGAAAGTATATTAAAGAAATAAAACCTAGTTTAATAATTGCAGTAGCTTGTAAAAGAGATTTAATAAGTGGAATAAAGGATGCAGAACCATTTTTGGTCTATGGTGTATTTAATAAAATAAAAGGTGAGCCTTGTATTAACACAACAGTTGTTATGGAAGATATTTATGAAATTTTAGATGAAATAAATTTATAG
- a CDS encoding MIP/aquaporin family protein — MSNMSLYMGEFVGTTLLLLLGNGVNMTCSLKHSYGKGGGWIVTTFGWGFAVMTAAYVSGWVSGAHLNPALTIALAITGRFPWDLVFGYIIAQMLGGILGATLAYLTYKAQMDAEPEPAVKLGVFSTGPSIDAPIWNVVTEIIGTFILVLGILAFGYGEVGIQVGNGAFFVGLLVVIIGMATGGATGYAINPARDLGPRIAHAILPIKGKGGSNWKYSWVPVVGPIIGGILGAVIFDAFLSAVL; from the coding sequence ATGAGTAATATGAGTTTGTACATGGGAGAATTTGTTGGAACAACACTTTTACTATTATTAGGAAATGGTGTTAATATGACTTGTAGCCTAAAACACAGCTATGGAAAAGGTGGAGGTTGGATAGTAACTACTTTTGGTTGGGGATTTGCTGTTATGACAGCTGCCTATGTGAGTGGTTGGGTATCTGGAGCACATTTAAATCCTGCTTTAACAATAGCACTTGCTATAACAGGTAGATTTCCATGGGATTTAGTCTTTGGTTATATTATTGCTCAAATGTTAGGTGGAATTTTGGGGGCAACTTTGGCTTATTTAACTTACAAAGCTCAAATGGATGCAGAACCAGAACCAGCAGTGAAACTTGGAGTTTTCTCAACAGGACCTTCTATTGATGCACCAATATGGAATGTTGTTACAGAAATTATTGGAACATTTATTTTAGTTTTAGGAATATTAGCTTTTGGATATGGAGAAGTAGGAATACAAGTAGGAAATGGAGCATTTTTTGTTGGTCTTTTAGTTGTTATAATAGGTATGGCAACAGGGGGAGCAACTGGATATGCAATCAATCCCGCAAGAGATTTAGGACCAAGAATAGCACATGCTATACTTCCTATAAAAGGGAAAGGTGGTTCAAATTGGAAATATTCTTGGGTACCCGTTGTAGGACCAATTATAGGTGGAATTTTAGGTGCTGTTATATTTGATGCATTTTTATCAGCTGTTTTATAA